The DNA window ATTGTCAATATTTTTCGTAAACTTGAAGGCGGAAATCTGCACGAAAGGATGCTTCAAAGAAGAATTTGGATTGGAGCTGGATTTTCTAAAAGAGAGGCTACGGTATAACGAAAAAGGCGGGAGGAAGAGCGGTTGTTGCCGCGACGAAGCGGGGCCGGGATTCGGGCAATCCGGCGAGGTCAGTTCTTATTCAGTCCCTCTTTGAATTCGGAAGGATTGATCCCCACGTACCGCTTGAAGATGGCGCTGAAATAGCGGTAATCCTGATATCCCACCAGGCCGGCGATCTCGTAAATCTTGACGGTCTTATTCTTTAACAGCTCAATCGCTTTTTTTATCCGGAAGTAGGTCAAATACTCGATGAAGGTATAATGGGTCTCGGCCTTGAAGATGCGGAAGAGATAGCTCTTGCTGATCTGCAGGTGCTCGGCAACCGCGGCGATATTGATGTTCTGCTGGTAACGGCCTTTAATATAATCGATGGCTGCCCGGACGTAATATTCCTTGCTGTCGACCTCGTCGTGGAGCAGGTACTCTTTGAAGAGCATCACCCGGCTTTCCTGGATCGAATCCAGGCCGTCCTGGAGCTTCTGGAGATTCTTTTGCTTGCGGACCTCCTGGACCACCCGGCGGATCACCTGATGCAATTTTTCGGGATGGATCGGCTTGAGCAAGTAATCCTTGACCCCCAGGCTCACCGCCTGTTGGGCGTATTCGAACTCGCTGTAGCCGGAGATGATGATGAATTCGGCCCGGGAGATCTTGCGCAGGCGTTCGATCATCCGCAGTCCGTTCAGGCCGGGCATCCGGATATCGGTGATGACGATGTCCGGCTGCGACTGTTTGACCAGGCGCAGCCCTGCCACGCCGTTGACCGCCTCGCCGATCACCTCGCAGCCCAGCTCCTCCCAGGGCGTGGTCAGGATCAGTCCCTTGCGCACCAGATTTTCATCTTCGATGACCACTACTTTAAGCATAGTCTTTCTCTCCTTGAGCCACTGCGGGCAGCCGCAAAATGATCTGAGTGCCCCGGCCTCGCCGGCTCCGAATGGTCAGGCCGTATTCATTGCCGTAATAGAGCTTGATGCGGCGGTTGACATTGGGGATCCCGATGCTGCTGGAAGCCTGATCGCCCTCGTTCTCCATCTCCCGGTTCAAGGCCGCCAATTGTTTCTTGGAGATGCCGACGCCGTTGTCGCTGATCTCGAAGACCAGCTCCGCTCCTTCCTGGTAGCCGCGCACCGTCAAGACCCCCTGGCCCACTTTGCTCTCCAGGCCGTGGATGATGGCGTTCTCCACCAGCGGCTGCAGGATCAGTTTTGGGATCTGGCACTGCTGAATGGCGGGATCGACCTCGATTGCGGCGGTAAATTTATCGCTGTAGCGAATCTTCTGAATCCGCAGATAGCTTTGGATAGTCTCCAGACTCTCGGCCACCGTGGAGAAGTCATTGCCATTGCTGATGCTGTTCCGGAGCAACTGCCCCAGCTCGGTGACGATCACCGAGATCTCGGTGACATGGTTCAACTGGGCCAGCCAATTCACGGAGTCCAGGGTATTGTAGAGAAAATGAGGGTTGATCTGGGCCTTCAGCGCCTTGATCTCCGAGTTGCGGACCCGGCGCTGTTTCTCGATGACCTTGTCGAGCAGATCTTTGATCCGTTCCACCATGCTGTTAAAACTGTTTCCGAGCACGCCCAGTTCGTCGCCGCGCCGGAAATCGACCCGGGCGGCCAGATCGCCCTTCTCCACCCGTTTCATGCACGCGACCAGCTCCCGGACCGGCCGGGAGATGCTGCGGGCGATCAACAGGGCCATCGCCAGGCAGATGAGCAGGCTCGCCAGAGCGCCGGAGAGAATGATCCAGCGGATCAGCCGCCGGTTGGCGAAGACGATCTCCGGCGAAAGCACGCCCACCGTGACCAGGCCGGTCCGGGGCGAGGTATCGAAGACCAGCAGCCGTTCCCGTTCTTTCCGGGATGGCGGCAGCACTCCCGAAGCTTTGGCCCGAATGACCGCTTGCTGGTTGGAGCGGAAGAAGGTTCCCTCGCGGCTGGCTTCGGCGAAATCGGCGATGATGTAGAAATTCTGATCCAAAATGACCAGGTCCAGATTGAGATTGGTACTGATCCGGCTGCGGATCGCCAGGATCTGTTTCTTGGACACCTCAAAGATGAGGTAGCCAATGATCTGGCCCCTGGCTTCCAGAATCGCCTTGGCCAGGCTATAGACGACTGTCTCGCCTTTGGAGTTGAGGTAGTGATGGCCGTAAATGACCGGCTCCTGTTTGGCGGCGTGGACGGCGCGAAAGATGCCCCAGTTTTGATAGACCGTCGGATTATAAATGGCCGGCGGGGTGTTTTTGGCAAAAACCGCCCGACCCTGCGCGCTCAGAACGAAGATGCCGATGTTATGGCGGACTCCGAGGGAGGAGAGCCGCTGGTAAAGGGATTGGTAGTCGGAGAGCGAATCCTGGAGCACCGCCGAGCGGACGGCCGGATCCCGGCTGAGACTGTCGATGAGCGCTCCCAACTCTTCATTGAGGTCGTCGATGCGCTGGCTGATCT is part of the Hydrogenispora ethanolica genome and encodes:
- a CDS encoding response regulator transcription factor — translated: MLKVVVIEDENLVRKGLILTTPWEELGCEVIGEAVNGVAGLRLVKQSQPDIVITDIRMPGLNGLRMIERLRKISRAEFIIISGYSEFEYAQQAVSLGVKDYLLKPIHPEKLHQVIRRVVQEVRKQKNLQKLQDGLDSIQESRVMLFKEYLLHDEVDSKEYYVRAAIDYIKGRYQQNINIAAVAEHLQISKSYLFRIFKAETHYTFIEYLTYFRIKKAIELLKNKTVKIYEIAGLVGYQDYRYFSAIFKRYVGINPSEFKEGLNKN
- a CDS encoding cache domain-containing sensor histidine kinase, with translation MKLNYFYKLLLSFTAIIIVPLVVTGVIAYGLLTEILTGDASRQAYESIVQISQRIDDLNEELGALIDSLSRDPAVRSAVLQDSLSDYQSLYQRLSSLGVRHNIGIFVLSAQGRAVFAKNTPPAIYNPTVYQNWGIFRAVHAAKQEPVIYGHHYLNSKGETVVYSLAKAILEARGQIIGYLIFEVSKKQILAIRSRISTNLNLDLVILDQNFYIIADFAEASREGTFFRSNQQAVIRAKASGVLPPSRKERERLLVFDTSPRTGLVTVGVLSPEIVFANRRLIRWIILSGALASLLICLAMALLIARSISRPVRELVACMKRVEKGDLAARVDFRRGDELGVLGNSFNSMVERIKDLLDKVIEKQRRVRNSEIKALKAQINPHFLYNTLDSVNWLAQLNHVTEISVIVTELGQLLRNSISNGNDFSTVAESLETIQSYLRIQKIRYSDKFTAAIEVDPAIQQCQIPKLILQPLVENAIIHGLESKVGQGVLTVRGYQEGAELVFEISDNGVGISKKQLAALNREMENEGDQASSSIGIPNVNRRIKLYYGNEYGLTIRSRRGRGTQIILRLPAVAQGEKDYA